One window of the Lactococcus lactis genome contains the following:
- a CDS encoding CvfD/Ygs/GSP13 family RNA-binding post-transcriptional regulator has product MEKKSPKIGDIVEVEIIGMQDYGAFVKFYLDNSSNKEKIEQKGLIHISEIQSGYVKSIHDIAKIGQKVMAQIIDIDEYNGKISLSIRSLEKNPQVHHIYRKKHFTDSRDKIGFKTLANYLPGWIEENEAYLKAKKNAQSEDFL; this is encoded by the coding sequence ATGGAGAAGAAAAGTCCTAAAATCGGTGATATTGTTGAGGTTGAAATTATTGGAATGCAAGATTATGGTGCATTTGTAAAATTTTACCTGGATAATTCATCAAATAAAGAAAAAATTGAACAAAAAGGATTGATTCATATTTCTGAAATTCAATCTGGTTATGTCAAAAGTATTCATGATATTGCTAAAATTGGCCAAAAAGTGATGGCACAAATTATTGATATTGACGAATATAATGGCAAAATTAGCCTGTCAATTCGCAGTCTGGAAAAAAATCCGCAAGTTCACCATATTTACCGAAAAAAACATTTTACTGATTCTCGGGATAAAATTGGCTTTAAAACCCTTGCTAATTATTTGCCAGGTTGGATTGAAGAAAATGAAGCCTACCTTAAAGCCAAAAAAAATGCCCAAAGTGAGGATTTTCTTTGA
- a CDS encoding malolactic enzyme, which produces MRAHEILNNPFLNKGTAFTMKERQELGLIGLLPPTVQTIEEQAEQTYEQYLTKPSDLEKRHFLMEIFNTNRTLFYYLFNKHIVEFNPVVYDPTIADTIENYSHLFVDPQYAAYLDINHPENITETLKNAAGDREIRLIVVTDAEGILGIGDWGTQGVDISVGKLMIYTAAAGIDPASVLPVVIDAGTNRKELLEDHLYLGNHQERIYGDQYYSFVDQFVETAESIFPKLYLHWEDFGRSNAATILNNYKTKIPTFNDDIQGTGIVVLGGIFGSLDITGEKLTDQVYLCYGGGSAGAGIAGRVHAEMVSEGLSEEEAYKHFFMIDQQGLLFDDMEDLTPAQKPFAKKRADYKDAGDMTDLLNVVKTVKPTILVGTSTNPGAFTKEVVEAMCANTERPVIFPISNPTKKMEATAEQVIEWSDGKAFVATGVPSGTINYKGVDYQIGQANNSLIYPGLGLGMLASEAKLLTDEMIGAAAHSLSGLVDPGKPGAPVLPPFEFVADVSIKVAEAVAKKAQEQGLTESKETDMAKAVRDLKWYPEY; this is translated from the coding sequence ATGCGTGCACATGAAATTTTAAACAATCCTTTTTTAAATAAAGGAACAGCTTTTACTATGAAAGAACGTCAAGAATTGGGGTTGATTGGTCTTCTTCCACCAACTGTTCAAACAATTGAAGAACAAGCTGAACAAACTTACGAACAATATTTGACAAAACCATCTGATTTAGAAAAACGTCATTTCTTGATGGAAATTTTTAATACAAACCGTACTTTGTTTTACTACTTATTTAACAAACATATTGTAGAATTTAATCCAGTTGTTTATGATCCAACAATTGCTGATACAATTGAAAACTACAGTCATTTGTTCGTAGATCCACAATATGCTGCTTATCTTGATATTAACCACCCTGAAAACATTACTGAAACATTAAAAAATGCAGCAGGTGACAGAGAAATTCGTCTTATTGTTGTAACTGATGCTGAAGGAATCCTTGGTATCGGAGATTGGGGAACTCAAGGTGTTGATATCTCAGTTGGTAAATTAATGATTTATACAGCCGCAGCAGGTATTGATCCAGCGTCTGTACTTCCAGTTGTTATTGATGCAGGAACAAATAGAAAAGAACTTTTAGAAGATCATTTGTATCTTGGAAACCATCAAGAACGTATTTACGGTGACCAATACTACAGTTTCGTCGATCAATTTGTAGAAACTGCAGAATCAATTTTCCCTAAATTGTACCTTCACTGGGAAGATTTCGGACGTTCAAATGCTGCAACAATTTTAAATAACTACAAAACAAAAATCCCAACATTTAATGATGACATTCAAGGAACTGGTATTGTTGTTTTAGGTGGTATTTTCGGATCACTTGACATTACAGGTGAAAAATTAACTGATCAAGTATACCTTTGCTATGGTGGTGGTTCAGCCGGTGCAGGGATTGCTGGTCGTGTTCATGCTGAAATGGTTAGTGAAGGTCTTTCTGAAGAAGAAGCTTACAAACATTTCTTCATGATTGATCAACAAGGTTTACTTTTTGATGATATGGAAGACCTTACACCAGCTCAAAAACCATTTGCTAAAAAACGTGCTGATTATAAAGATGCTGGAGATATGACTGACCTTCTTAACGTTGTTAAGACAGTAAAACCAACTATTTTAGTAGGAACTTCAACTAATCCAGGTGCCTTTACAAAAGAAGTTGTTGAAGCAATGTGTGCTAATACAGAACGCCCAGTAATCTTCCCTATCTCAAATCCAACTAAAAAAATGGAAGCTACAGCTGAACAAGTTATTGAGTGGTCTGATGGAAAAGCTTTTGTCGCTACTGGTGTTCCTTCAGGAACAATCAACTACAAAGGTGTTGATTATCAAATTGGTCAAGCAAACAACTCACTTATCTACCCAGGTTTGGGCTTAGGGATGTTGGCATCTGAAGCAAAACTTTTGACAGATGAAATGATCGGTGCAGCTGCACATTCATTGAGCGGTTTAGTAGATCCAGGTAAACCAGGTGCTCCTGTTCTTCCTCCATTTGAATTTGTTGCTGATGTATCAATTAAAGTTGCAGAAGCAGTTGCTAAGAAAGCTCAAGAACAAGGTCTTACTGAATCTAAAGAAACTGATATGGCTAAAGCAGTTCGTGATCTTAAATGGTATCCAGAGTACTAA
- a CDS encoding TVP38/TMEM64 family protein: MNDNVLRYIKRVFNLITILGFVATIVGGIYLWRLGAFQNQAVLQQLIVAHRFLGPLIFLCMQILQVIVPIIPGGITMAAGVMIFGPVWGFIYNYFGIVAGSFLLFHFGKKYGSSLAKTFVKEKTYNKYMAWLDKGQKRFNIVFALLILSPIAPDDALVLIASQTKMSWKFFTWSILLCKPLPILLYSYLLIFGGDLLGHIL, from the coding sequence TTGAATGATAACGTATTAAGATATATCAAACGAGTTTTTAATTTAATTACTATTCTTGGCTTTGTTGCGACAATTGTTGGTGGCATTTATTTATGGCGCCTAGGTGCATTTCAAAATCAAGCAGTCTTACAACAATTGATTGTGGCACATCGTTTTTTAGGACCATTAATCTTCCTTTGTATGCAAATTTTGCAAGTCATTGTTCCAATCATACCAGGTGGGATTACAATGGCAGCAGGGGTCATGATTTTTGGACCAGTTTGGGGTTTTATTTATAATTACTTTGGAATTGTTGCGGGCTCTTTTTTACTTTTTCACTTTGGTAAAAAATATGGTTCTTCATTAGCCAAAACTTTTGTCAAAGAAAAAACATATAATAAATACATGGCTTGGTTGGATAAGGGGCAAAAACGCTTTAATATTGTTTTCGCGCTCCTCATTTTATCTCCTATTGCCCCAGATGATGCCCTTGTTTTAATAGCAAGTCAAACAAAAATGAGTTGGAAATTCTTCACTTGGAGTATCTTATTATGTAAACCATTGCCAATTCTCCTCTATTCTTATCTTCTGATTTTTGGAGGAGACCTTCTTGGGCACATTTTATAA
- a CDS encoding FtsW/RodA/SpoVE family cell cycle protein — MKNKKANRFTFDSRIDYGLILPAFMLILIGLYALYVAVSHDHPTQATNLVVQQGTWVIVGLFVALIVMHMDSRFLWNLTPFFYLLGLILMVLPIFFYDKATYASTGAKNWLAFGGRNLFQPSEFMKLSYILFSARIVVTFQNNLKKRVLKDDFRLIGLLILETIPVAILSVFQKDFGTFLVFAAIFAGIILVAGISWKILAPAFLFVAAVAVGIVALVASPEGQKFLESTSFAQYQVNRFIAWLHPFEYSQTFSLQQARSLISVGVGGLWGKGIGVANVNVPVRESDMIFTVIAEDFGFVGSAFLIFLYFMLIYRMIRVTFKSNNQFYTYISTGIIMMILFHVFENIGAAIGVVPLTGIPLPFISQGGSALMANIIGLGLVLSMKYNQLPEFVKEQRQIPVKGDSRKNRRRNRH; from the coding sequence TTGAAAAACAAGAAAGCAAATAGATTTACATTTGATTCACGAATTGATTATGGGCTAATTTTACCAGCCTTTATGTTAATATTGATTGGTCTTTACGCACTTTATGTTGCAGTAAGTCATGACCACCCCACACAAGCAACGAATCTAGTTGTTCAACAAGGAACTTGGGTTATTGTCGGACTCTTTGTTGCTTTAATTGTCATGCATATGGATTCAAGGTTTTTATGGAATTTAACACCATTTTTTTACCTATTAGGTCTTATATTAATGGTTCTACCGATCTTTTTCTACGATAAAGCAACCTATGCTTCAACAGGTGCAAAAAACTGGCTCGCTTTTGGAGGACGAAATCTTTTTCAACCGTCGGAGTTTATGAAACTTTCCTATATTTTATTTTCGGCTAGGATTGTGGTTACCTTCCAAAATAATCTAAAAAAACGAGTACTCAAAGATGATTTCCGCTTAATCGGACTTCTGATACTTGAAACAATCCCAGTTGCCATTTTATCAGTCTTTCAAAAAGACTTCGGAACTTTCTTGGTCTTTGCAGCTATCTTTGCTGGAATTATTTTAGTTGCTGGTATTTCTTGGAAAATACTTGCGCCAGCTTTTCTTTTCGTAGCAGCAGTAGCTGTAGGAATTGTTGCTCTAGTTGCTTCACCAGAAGGACAAAAATTTCTTGAAAGTACCAGTTTTGCTCAGTATCAGGTCAATCGTTTTATCGCATGGTTACATCCTTTTGAATATTCTCAGACTTTCAGTCTTCAACAAGCACGCTCATTGATTTCAGTTGGTGTTGGTGGTCTTTGGGGTAAAGGAATTGGTGTAGCTAATGTCAATGTTCCCGTTCGAGAATCAGATATGATTTTCACTGTCATTGCTGAAGATTTCGGATTTGTTGGATCAGCCTTTTTGATTTTCCTTTACTTTATGCTGATTTATCGAATGATTCGAGTAACTTTCAAATCAAATAATCAGTTTTATACCTATATTTCAACGGGTATTATTATGATGATTCTCTTCCATGTCTTTGAAAATATTGGAGCAGCGATTGGTGTTGTTCCTTTAACAGGTATTCCCCTACCCTTCATTTCTCAAGGGGGATCGGCCTTAATGGCAAATATCATCGGCTTAGGGCTCGTTTTATCAATGAAATATAATCAATTACCAGAATTTGTCAAGGAACAAAGACAAATTCCAGTTAAGGGTGATAGTCGAAAAAATCGTCGAAGAAATAGACATTAA
- a CDS encoding peptidylprolyl isomerase: MTYPQLELENYKGTTAIINTNHGKMTVKLFDSLTPKTVKNFIELSKEGYYDGVIFHRIIKDFMVQGGDPTGTGMGGSSIYGEKFEDEFSMDLFNLRGALSMANAGSNTNGSQFFIVQNKNLPYPKDSLIQGGWPEEVAETYTGGGTPHLDGRHTVFGQLVDEESYKVLDEIAAVRVGAQDKPVDDVVIESVEIIEP, translated from the coding sequence ATGACTTACCCACAACTTGAACTTGAAAACTACAAAGGTACTACAGCAATTATCAATACAAATCATGGAAAAATGACTGTAAAATTATTTGATAGTCTTACTCCAAAAACCGTAAAAAACTTTATTGAACTTAGCAAAGAGGGTTATTATGATGGAGTAATTTTCCACCGTATCATCAAAGATTTCATGGTTCAAGGAGGAGACCCAACAGGAACTGGGATGGGAGGTTCTTCAATCTACGGAGAAAAATTTGAAGATGAGTTCTCAATGGACCTCTTTAATCTTCGGGGAGCTTTGTCAATGGCCAATGCTGGATCTAATACAAACGGAAGTCAATTTTTCATTGTTCAAAATAAAAACTTGCCTTATCCTAAAGATTCACTTATCCAAGGAGGGTGGCCTGAAGAAGTAGCTGAAACATATACTGGCGGTGGAACTCCTCATCTTGATGGCCGTCACACTGTCTTTGGTCAATTGGTTGATGAAGAAAGCTATAAAGTTCTCGATGAAATTGCCGCTGTTCGTGTAGGTGCGCAAGATAAACCAGTCGATGATGTCGTTATTGAATCAGTTGAGATTATCGAGCCATAA
- a CDS encoding HAD family hydrolase translates to MDYENYIWDLGGTLLDNYESSSHAFAATLWSMAERVVLRTDVYDALKVSTAYAVEKYASDLPGFLEEYKKLEAEELEKPILFSGAKKVLTDLSVKGNKNFMISHRNHQVLTILSAAEIDSYFTEVVTSDNGFKRKPAPESINYLLNKYKLNPKKTVMIGDRPLDIEAGNAAGISTIYFDSSTDSTLSGQAINTVSDGSLNSKPTHIIHQLTEIIL, encoded by the coding sequence ATGGACTACGAAAATTATATCTGGGATTTAGGCGGAACTTTATTGGACAATTATGAAAGTTCTAGTCATGCATTTGCTGCAACGCTTTGGTCAATGGCAGAGCGTGTTGTTTTGCGCACTGATGTATATGATGCGCTAAAAGTTTCAACGGCTTACGCTGTTGAAAAATATGCCAGTGATTTGCCAGGCTTTTTGGAAGAATACAAAAAGCTAGAAGCAGAGGAATTAGAAAAACCAATTCTCTTTTCCGGTGCTAAAAAAGTACTGACAGACCTATCAGTAAAAGGAAATAAGAATTTTATGATTTCACATCGCAATCATCAAGTTCTGACAATTCTGTCAGCAGCTGAAATTGATTCATATTTTACAGAGGTTGTCACGTCTGATAATGGCTTCAAACGAAAACCAGCACCAGAATCAATTAACTATTTGTTAAATAAATATAAACTCAATCCAAAGAAGACAGTGATGATTGGCGATCGTCCTTTAGATATTGAAGCAGGAAATGCTGCTGGGATATCAACAATTTATTTTGATAGCTCAACAGATTCAACTCTGTCAGGACAAGCGATTAACACTGTAAGTGATGGTTCGCTTAATAGCAAGCCAACTCACATTATTCATCAGCTGACAGAGATTATTTTGTAA
- a CDS encoding 2,3-butanediol dehydrogenase, whose translation MRAARFYDRGDIRVDEINEPIVKAGQVGIDVAWCGICGTDLHEFLDGPIFCPSAEHPNPITGEVPPVTLGHEMSGVVNFIGEGVSGLKVGDHVVVEPYIVPEGTDTSETGHYNLSEGSNFIGLGGNGGGLAEKNSVDERWVHKIPDNLPLDEAALIEPLSVGYHAVERANLSEKSTVLVVGAEPIGLLTAAVAKAQGHTVIISEPSGLRRKKAQEAQVADYFFNPIEDDIQAKVHEINEKGVDAAFECTSVQPGFDACLDAIRMGGTVVIVAIWGKPASVDMAKLVIKEANLLGTIAYNNTHPKTIDLVSTGKIKLDQFITAKIGLDDLIDKGFDTLIHHNETAVKILVSPTGKGL comes from the coding sequence ATGCGCGCAGCACGTTTTTACGACCGCGGGGACATCCGCGTTGATGAAATTAATGAACCAATAGTAAAAGCTGGCCAAGTTGGCATTGATGTGGCTTGGTGTGGAATTTGTGGAACAGATCTTCATGAATTTTTAGATGGCCCAATTTTTTGTCCGTCAGCAGAACATCCTAATCCAATTACTGGAGAAGTACCACCAGTCACTCTTGGACATGAAATGTCTGGGGTTGTAAATTTTATAGGTGAAGGAGTAAGCGGACTTAAAGTAGGTGACCATGTCGTTGTCGAACCTTATATCGTTCCCGAAGGGACTGATACAAGTGAAACTGGACATTATAACCTCTCAGAAGGCTCAAACTTTATTGGTTTGGGCGGAAATGGTGGAGGTTTGGCTGAAAAAAATTCTGTTGATGAACGTTGGGTTCACAAAATTCCTGATAACTTACCATTGGATGAAGCTGCTCTAATTGAGCCACTATCAGTCGGCTATCACGCTGTTGAACGAGCAAATTTAAGTGAAAAGAGTACGGTATTAGTTGTTGGTGCTGAACCAATTGGACTATTAACTGCTGCCGTTGCAAAAGCGCAAGGACATACTGTTATCATCAGTGAACCTAGTGGACTTCGTCGTAAAAAAGCACAAGAAGCACAAGTTGCTGATTATTTCTTCAATCCAATTGAAGATGACATTCAAGCTAAAGTTCATGAAATTAATGAAAAAGGAGTGGACGCAGCCTTTGAATGTACCTCTGTCCAACCGGGATTTGACGCTTGTCTAGATGCGATTCGTATGGGTGGAACAGTTGTCATTGTTGCAATTTGGGGCAAGCCTGCTAGTGTTGATATGGCAAAATTAGTAATCAAAGAAGCTAACCTTTTAGGAACGATTGCTTATAATAACACTCATCCAAAAACAATTGATTTAGTATCAACAGGTAAAATAAAATTGGACCAATTCATCACAGCTAAAATCGGTTTGGATGATTTGATTGATAAAGGATTCGATACGCTGATTCATCATAATGAAACAGCTGTTAAAATTTTAGTTTCACCCACTGGTAAAGGTTTATAA
- a CDS encoding (S)-acetoin forming diacetyl reductase has protein sequence MSKIAAVTGAGQGIGFAIAKRLYNDGFKVAIIDYNEETAQKAAKELGENSFAVKADVSDREQVISALNAVVDKFGDLNVVVNNAGIAPTTPIETITPEQFHQVYNINVGGVLWGTQTATALFRKLGHGGKIINATSQAGVVGNPNLMLYSSSKFAVRGMTQIAARDLAEEGITVNAYAPGIVKTPMMFDIAHQVGKNAGKDDEWGMQTFAKDIAMKRLSEPEDVANVVSFLAGPDSNYITGQTIIVDGGMQFH, from the coding sequence ATGTCTAAAATTGCAGCAGTTACTGGAGCAGGTCAAGGAATAGGTTTTGCAATCGCAAAACGTCTCTATAATGATGGTTTTAAAGTAGCTATTATTGATTACAACGAAGAAACAGCTCAAAAAGCAGCAAAAGAACTTGGAGAAAACTCATTTGCGGTTAAAGCTGATGTTTCCGACCGTGAACAAGTTATTTCAGCTTTGAATGCTGTTGTCGACAAATTTGGTGATTTAAATGTTGTAGTTAATAATGCCGGAATTGCCCCAACAACACCAATTGAAACAATTACACCTGAACAATTTCATCAAGTCTATAATATTAATGTTGGTGGAGTTTTATGGGGGACACAAACAGCAACAGCACTTTTTAGAAAATTAGGTCATGGAGGTAAAATTATCAACGCAACCTCACAAGCTGGAGTTGTTGGAAATCCAAATCTAATGCTCTATTCTTCTTCAAAATTTGCTGTTCGTGGGATGACTCAAATTGCTGCTCGTGATTTAGCAGAAGAAGGAATCACAGTTAATGCTTATGCACCAGGGATTGTAAAAACACCAATGATGTTTGATATTGCGCATCAAGTTGGTAAAAATGCCGGTAAAGATGATGAATGGGGAATGCAAACTTTCGCAAAAGATATTGCCATGAAACGTTTATCTGAGCCTGAAGATGTGGCAAATGTTGTTTCATTCTTAGCTGGCCCTGATTCAAACTATATTACCGGTCAAACAATTATTGTTGATGGAGGAATGCAATTCCATTAA
- a CDS encoding DMT family transporter: protein MNVKKQIFKGTLYAVVAGCMWGISGIFGQLFFRDYHGSPLWITSTRLTIAGVILLAMSFSRDHKRFFDVWKSKKNMPTLFLYVFGGVFSVQYFYYVAIQLSNSATATILQYTAPVFIMLYLLIFQRQVPKPKSVLFVILAMIGVFLLITDGNIKHLSISPLALVTGLLAGVAVVIYSIIPRPLLDKYGALNMTGWGMMLAGIACNIFYPVWRIDFRIEPLSIFYVLTISIVGTALAFLLLLRAFQLISPLVVSVATATEPLTSVFLSIPLFGLKLTPLELLGIVMVIVSVILLSKSEQA, encoded by the coding sequence ATGAATGTAAAAAAACAAATTTTTAAAGGCACACTTTATGCAGTAGTTGCCGGTTGTATGTGGGGAATTTCTGGCATTTTTGGTCAGCTTTTTTTCCGTGATTATCATGGTAGCCCGCTTTGGATTACATCAACACGTTTAACGATTGCTGGTGTTATTTTATTGGCCATGTCTTTTTCGCGAGACCATAAGCGTTTTTTTGATGTCTGGAAATCAAAAAAGAATATGCCAACCCTCTTTTTGTATGTTTTTGGTGGGGTATTTTCTGTTCAATATTTTTATTATGTGGCCATTCAACTTTCAAATAGTGCTACAGCGACAATTTTACAATATACAGCACCCGTTTTTATTATGCTTTATTTACTCATTTTTCAACGTCAAGTCCCAAAACCCAAATCGGTCTTATTCGTCATTTTAGCAATGATAGGTGTTTTTTTGTTGATTACGGACGGAAATATCAAACATTTATCAATCAGTCCCCTAGCTCTTGTAACAGGCCTTCTCGCTGGTGTAGCTGTTGTTATTTATTCAATCATCCCTCGGCCATTATTAGATAAATATGGCGCACTTAATATGACAGGTTGGGGAATGATGCTTGCGGGGATTGCCTGTAATATCTTCTATCCAGTTTGGCGTATTGATTTTCGAATTGAACCCTTGTCAATTTTTTATGTTTTAACAATTTCTATTGTTGGAACAGCACTGGCTTTTTTATTGCTTTTAAGAGCCTTTCAATTGATTTCACCGCTTGTTGTTTCAGTTGCAACAGCTACTGAACCATTGACTTCTGTTTTTTTAAGTATTCCATTATTTGGCTTGAAATTAACCCCACTTGAATTACTAGGAATTGTTATGGTCATCGTTTCTGTTATTCTTCTATCGAAATCAGAACAAGCTTAA
- the abc-f gene encoding ribosomal protection-like ABC-F family protein: MSNIEFKDLTFGYGDNLIFNHAQINIDDRWKLGLVGRNGRGKSTLLNLLQGKITTDSSIITDKNFVYFPQLLTEEDFNDKDKSKKQNTADKYSVESLSVKITDRNSQLTYYVLNELAEFEQWKLERELSLLKVDLEILWRPFGSLSGGEQTKCLLAILFLDEDNFPLIDEPTNHLDMESRKIVADYLQKKSGFIVVSHDRNFLDEVCDHTLAIERQQIVLYQGNFSTYEREKQLRDDFELAEDEKLRKDISRLKKTSLEKRDWSNQRENVAGATFVDKKVAKKQNQRAKSIEKRMGQEVENKEKLLKNIEKTEPLIMNFQPSHHKRLIQFENFSLGFTEKLLFQPIDFSLKVGEIAAIVGPNGQGKSSIIKYLSRDFSGEHSGFVQFPQGIRLSFVRQIYDNRGYLKDFATEYQLDYELFLANLRKLGMERKQFSQKIETMSQGQQKKVELARSLSQEAELYLWDEPLNYLDVFNREQIIQLLETYHPTMLLVEHDQAFVEKISNQIINLKDT, from the coding sequence ATGTCAAATATTGAATTTAAAGACTTAACCTTTGGCTACGGGGATAATCTGATTTTCAATCATGCCCAAATAAATATTGATGACCGTTGGAAATTAGGATTAGTAGGGCGAAATGGCCGTGGAAAATCAACCCTTTTAAACTTACTACAAGGTAAAATAACTACTGACAGCTCGATAATTACTGACAAAAACTTTGTTTACTTCCCCCAATTACTGACAGAAGAAGATTTTAATGATAAAGATAAATCTAAAAAACAAAATACTGCTGATAAATATTCTGTAGAAAGTCTGTCAGTAAAAATTACTGACAGAAATTCACAATTAACTTATTATGTGCTAAATGAATTAGCCGAATTTGAACAATGGAAATTAGAACGTGAATTATCTTTATTGAAAGTTGATTTAGAAATTCTTTGGCGTCCTTTTGGAAGTTTATCGGGTGGGGAACAAACCAAGTGTCTCTTGGCAATTTTATTTTTAGATGAGGACAATTTTCCACTAATTGATGAACCAACAAATCATTTGGATATGGAAAGCAGAAAAATAGTTGCTGACTATCTTCAAAAGAAATCAGGATTTATCGTTGTATCACATGACCGAAATTTTCTTGACGAAGTCTGTGACCACACCTTGGCAATTGAACGTCAGCAAATAGTTCTCTATCAGGGAAATTTCTCAACCTATGAACGAGAGAAACAGTTGCGTGATGACTTTGAACTTGCTGAAGATGAAAAATTACGTAAAGATATTTCAAGACTGAAAAAGACTTCGTTAGAAAAAAGAGATTGGTCTAATCAACGAGAAAATGTTGCCGGAGCAACCTTTGTGGATAAAAAAGTTGCCAAAAAACAGAATCAACGAGCAAAATCAATTGAAAAACGAATGGGACAGGAAGTTGAGAATAAAGAGAAATTACTCAAAAATATCGAAAAAACTGAACCTCTTATCATGAATTTTCAACCTTCACATCATAAAAGACTGATTCAGTTTGAAAATTTTTCTCTTGGATTTACCGAAAAATTACTTTTCCAGCCGATTGATTTTTCTTTGAAAGTGGGAGAGATTGCAGCAATTGTCGGACCAAATGGTCAAGGGAAATCAAGTATTATTAAATATTTATCTCGTGATTTTTCTGGTGAGCACAGTGGATTTGTTCAATTTCCCCAGGGGATAAGGCTATCATTTGTTCGTCAGATTTATGATAATCGTGGTTATCTGAAAGACTTTGCTACCGAATATCAATTAGATTATGAATTATTTTTAGCTAATCTCAGAAAACTGGGGATGGAGCGCAAGCAATTTAGCCAAAAGATAGAAACGATGAGTCAAGGACAACAAAAAAAGGTTGAATTAGCTCGTAGTTTATCACAAGAAGCAGAGCTTTATCTCTGGGATGAGCCGCTTAATTATCTTGACGTGTTTAATCGTGAACAAATAATTCAACTTCTAGAAACTTATCATCCAACAATGCTTCTGGTCGAACATGATCAAGCTTTTGTTGAAAAAATTTCTAATCAAATTATTAACCTAAAAGATACATAA
- a CDS encoding 2-hydroxycarboxylate transporter family protein, whose protein sequence is MKKLKETKISGISLPLYAFFVAVIIVVTLLGKLPLDMVGLTLLLVTLGHLLYFIGEKLPIMNSYLGGGSVFTLIGATLLSFFHIVPSNVIGAVSNFMGGKFGFLDFYIAALICGSILGMNRNLLVKASKKFIPIALITMVIGFFSVGLVGMLIGNGFADSVMYVSMPMMSGGMGAGITPLSQIYAAGLAHGNQAAIFSQLAPAVTFGNILAIIGALSIAKVFNKSKYNGHGTLVAATKEELAKPKIKLDAQQIGTGMLFAFALLMAGDILNKFFPNIHQYAFMIIIVFILKATNTVPKDLEESVVMFNQVIMTNLTHAVLAGIGLALIDLNTLASAFTWQFVVLCLTSVVVMGLASWFLAHLFGLYPVETAIGAGMINNSMGGTGNIAVLSASDRMEMIAFAQMANRLCGAIVLIFGGILIRFFY, encoded by the coding sequence ATGAAAAAACTTAAAGAAACGAAAATATCGGGAATTAGTCTTCCCTTATATGCCTTTTTCGTAGCTGTCATCATAGTTGTAACACTATTAGGAAAACTTCCACTTGATATGGTAGGGTTAACTCTCCTACTTGTAACATTAGGTCACCTATTATACTTCATAGGAGAAAAACTCCCTATTATGAATTCATACTTAGGTGGGGGATCTGTTTTCACTTTAATTGGTGCTACTCTATTATCTTTTTTCCACATTGTTCCTTCAAATGTTATTGGAGCAGTTTCCAATTTTATGGGAGGGAAATTTGGATTTCTTGATTTTTATATAGCTGCACTTATCTGTGGATCTATTTTAGGAATGAACAGAAATCTTTTGGTTAAAGCTTCCAAGAAATTTATTCCGATTGCTTTAATCACTATGGTTATTGGTTTCTTCTCAGTAGGTCTTGTAGGAATGCTTATTGGTAATGGATTTGCTGATTCTGTAATGTATGTTTCTATGCCAATGATGTCAGGTGGTATGGGAGCCGGAATTACTCCACTCTCTCAAATCTATGCAGCCGGATTGGCTCATGGAAACCAAGCAGCTATCTTCTCTCAACTTGCTCCAGCAGTTACTTTTGGTAATATTCTTGCGATTATTGGTGCCTTATCTATCGCTAAAGTATTCAACAAATCTAAATATAATGGACATGGGACTCTTGTTGCAGCAACTAAAGAAGAGTTGGCTAAACCTAAAATAAAATTAGATGCTCAACAAATCGGAACAGGAATGCTCTTTGCCTTTGCTCTTTTGATGGCTGGTGACATCTTGAACAAATTCTTCCCTAATATTCATCAATATGCATTTATGATTATTATTGTATTTATCTTGAAAGCAACAAATACTGTTCCTAAAGATTTAGAAGAATCTGTTGTAATGTTTAACCAAGTGATTATGACAAACCTTACTCATGCTGTTTTGGCAGGTATTGGTCTTGCTTTGATTGACTTGAATACTCTTGCTTCAGCATTTACATGGCAATTTGTTGTACTTTGCTTGACAAGTGTTGTTGTAATGGGACTTGCTAGTTGGTTCTTGGCTCACCTCTTTGGCCTTTATCCAGTCGAAACTGCCATTGGTGCAGGGATGATCAATAATTCTATGGGTGGAACAGGTAACATTGCTGTCTTGTCTGCATCAGATAGAATGGAAATGATTGCTTTTGCACAGATGGCTAATAGACTCTGTGGTGCAATTGTTCTTATCTTCGGTGGAATTCTTATCCGATTCTTTTATTAA